Proteins encoded by one window of Methanobacterium sp. CWC-01:
- a CDS encoding DNA polymerase subunit beta, with amino-acid sequence MRARPRDFIYTRDDLFLATTTYLHPDDRILAFLRYVPKEDGERSRNNSRYTKVDSKQAYAYLNDFFPNYIFNCDVTQVEMMGAPKDRVKDILKPEERLKEIMQSWLDGHLEDQLLQKVVMVAEVFQDEAGISPAHMGISGSILPGLYDPAVSDIDFVIYGLENHRNAMEFFSEIKNDPDYPLDAIGEDYWLRLYEKRIKDSSLSFQEFQWYENRKNNRGVVSGTLFDILATRDWSEIEGIYGDKVYEPLGYAEIECTVKDSIASFDNPAVYEVEDVKILNGPTAPITQVASYTHTYAGQAVEGERILVKGKLERVTGKKTIHRLIVGTTRESVGEFIKLKSLKKS; translated from the coding sequence ATGAGAGCCAGACCCAGAGACTTTATCTACACCCGGGATGATCTCTTCCTGGCCACCACCACCTATTTGCATCCTGACGACAGGATACTGGCCTTTTTAAGGTATGTTCCTAAAGAGGATGGTGAGAGGTCACGTAATAACTCCCGATACACTAAAGTGGATTCAAAACAGGCTTATGCATATCTAAATGACTTTTTTCCCAATTATATTTTTAACTGTGATGTAACTCAGGTAGAGATGATGGGAGCACCAAAAGATAGGGTTAAAGATATACTCAAGCCCGAAGAGCGGCTTAAAGAGATAATGCAATCATGGTTAGATGGTCATTTAGAGGACCAGCTCCTCCAGAAGGTGGTAATGGTAGCTGAAGTCTTTCAGGATGAAGCCGGTATTTCTCCAGCTCATATGGGCATATCCGGATCCATACTGCCGGGCCTTTATGATCCTGCGGTCTCGGACATTGATTTTGTTATATATGGTCTTGAAAATCATAGAAATGCTATGGAATTTTTTTCTGAAATCAAGAATGACCCTGATTACCCATTAGATGCTATTGGAGAAGATTACTGGTTAAGATTGTACGAAAAACGGATCAAAGATTCTTCACTTAGTTTCCAGGAGTTTCAGTGGTATGAAAATCGTAAAAATAATCGGGGAGTGGTTTCTGGAACACTCTTCGATATCCTGGCCACCAGAGACTGGTCCGAAATAGAAGGCATCTACGGTGATAAAGTATACGAACCATTGGGATATGCTGAAATAGAGTGTACTGTAAAAGACTCCATTGCCTCCTTTGACAACCCGGCGGTCTACGAAGTGGAGGATGTGAAGATTTTAAATGGGCCAACAGCCCCCATCACCCAAGTAGCTTCCTACACCCATACTTATGCTGGCCAAGCCGTGGAAGGTGAGAGGATTCTGGTTAAAGGTAAATTAGAAAGGGTTACTGGTAAAAAAACAATCCATCGTTTGATAGTAGGTACCACCCGAGAATCGGTGGGGGAATTTATTAAGTTAAAAAGTTTGAAGAAATCATAG
- a CDS encoding DUF366 family protein: MKYKGLKDPILYDGSQIEPMWALKNFNIKGSSLISWIGPMNLENHKIIDYEDVGLEIKSDEMLHLMVEHFDCQPADLRLCYHRQRLLVTIVKDFLQEMDLNIQRNGDDLFLGQGKLSVSIATCSASSMKIHFGVNLTTVGTPGDVTTAGLKDWIEGFDNEKAHEIAEEIFKAYEMELKTIEEDISKTRVF; the protein is encoded by the coding sequence ATGAAATACAAGGGATTAAAAGACCCTATTCTTTATGATGGGAGTCAAATAGAGCCCATGTGGGCATTAAAGAACTTCAATATCAAAGGCTCCAGCTTAATATCATGGATAGGCCCCATGAACCTGGAAAACCATAAGATCATCGACTATGAAGATGTGGGGTTGGAGATTAAGTCTGATGAAATGTTACACTTGATGGTGGAACATTTTGATTGTCAACCAGCAGATTTGCGACTGTGTTATCATCGGCAGAGGCTCCTGGTAACTATTGTTAAGGATTTCCTGCAAGAGATGGATCTAAATATTCAAAGAAATGGTGATGATCTTTTCTTAGGCCAGGGGAAGCTTTCAGTATCCATAGCCACTTGTTCTGCCAGTAGCATGAAGATCCACTTTGGAGTAAACCTAACTACAGTAGGAACCCCGGGCGACGTTACCACGGCTGGCCTCAAAGACTGGATTGAGGGTTTTGATAATGAAAAAGCACATGAAATAGCTGAAGAAATCTTCAAAGCTTATGAAATGGAATTGAAGACAATTGAAGAGGATATATCTAAAACCAGAGTGTTTTAA
- a CDS encoding 6-pyruvoyl trahydropterin synthase family protein — protein sequence MKIVINGIHANLRFASAHMIPGHEFCGGIHGHSYHVDVVVEGERSGQFGFVVDFKAVKTIVRKLCKKLDHKVLLPLKSDQIKFMNMEGPLEFAIGSKNYVLPKEDCCLLPTTSTSAEELSRFFAEHVYRALENLSSNIESVEICVNEGIGQGAYYTFKP from the coding sequence ATGAAGATAGTTATCAATGGCATACACGCCAATTTACGTTTCGCATCAGCCCACATGATCCCGGGCCATGAATTCTGCGGGGGCATACACGGCCACTCTTACCACGTGGACGTGGTGGTAGAGGGGGAACGAAGTGGACAGTTTGGATTTGTGGTGGACTTCAAAGCCGTCAAGACCATTGTGAGAAAATTATGTAAGAAACTTGACCACAAGGTCCTTTTACCTCTAAAAAGTGACCAGATCAAATTTATGAATATGGAAGGGCCCCTGGAATTTGCCATTGGGTCCAAAAATTATGTTCTTCCTAAAGAAGACTGCTGTTTACTCCCCACCACTTCTACCTCTGCTGAGGAATTGTCTCGCTTCTTTGCCGAGCACGTATACCGGGCTCTGGAAAATTTAAGCTCTAATATCGAAAGTGTAGAGATATGTGTTAACGAAGGAATCGGACAGGGAGCTTACTACACCTTCAAACCTTAG
- a CDS encoding 7-carboxy-7-deazaguanine synthase QueE encodes MQGEGALLGRRQIFIRFAGCNLNCNYCDTPQSRDMNAGYEISSANLYQKIEDLKTPDLHSFSLTGGEPLLNADFIKNFLEEYSLKCLLETNGSLPNEIEKIVDYLTYASVDVKLPEHKAVSDWESLFTRELESINLLIDEGINTYCKVVVLPGTPADEIGWIASRIKYGVQKSSKLSMVLQPASPLEDWTYCPSKLLRISEETGKHLDVLTIPQVHKLLHLR; translated from the coding sequence ATACAGGGTGAAGGAGCCCTTTTAGGAAGACGGCAGATATTCATAAGATTTGCCGGCTGCAATTTGAACTGTAATTACTGCGATACTCCTCAAAGCAGGGATATGAACGCGGGTTATGAAATATCCTCCGCCAATCTTTACCAGAAAATCGAGGACTTGAAGACACCTGATTTACATTCATTTTCTTTAACTGGAGGAGAACCACTACTAAACGCGGATTTTATTAAAAATTTTTTGGAAGAGTACAGTTTAAAGTGTTTATTAGAAACCAACGGGTCTTTACCCAATGAAATTGAAAAAATAGTGGATTATTTAACCTATGCATCGGTGGATGTTAAATTACCCGAACATAAAGCGGTTTCTGACTGGGAAAGTCTCTTTACCCGGGAACTAGAATCCATAAACCTATTAATAGATGAGGGGATAAATACTTACTGTAAAGTGGTGGTACTACCCGGTACTCCGGCGGATGAGATTGGTTGGATAGCCTCCAGGATTAAGTATGGGGTTCAAAAATCCTCTAAGCTTTCCATGGTGCTTCAACCTGCCAGTCCACTAGAAGATTGGACGTATTGCCCCAGTAAATTATTGAGGATCTCCGAAGAAACAGGTAAACATCTGGATGTATTGACCATACCTCAGGTACACAAACTTCTGCACCTGAGATAG
- a CDS encoding CBS domain-containing protein yields MEMDTKVTVHDAMTSRVITVEPQTSVAEAARIMTERDIGSLIIKSNSEPEGLITESDIIAKVVSKDLKASQIQVGDLMTQNLIEVHPGSELNEAARLMAKNNIRRLPVVNDGVLVGILTTTDVVSVSPELTEILVENARMETSLDYSNSPEPVPGACEVCGNYIEYLDEVDGKFVCEECKEDLEGE; encoded by the coding sequence ATGGAAATGGATACCAAGGTCACCGTACACGACGCAATGACATCAAGAGTGATAACCGTAGAACCCCAGACCAGCGTTGCCGAAGCAGCAAGAATAATGACCGAGAGGGATATTGGAAGCCTCATCATTAAAAGCAACTCAGAACCCGAAGGATTGATTACAGAAAGTGACATAATCGCCAAGGTAGTTTCCAAGGACTTAAAGGCCAGTCAAATACAAGTCGGCGATCTTATGACTCAAAACCTCATAGAAGTTCATCCTGGAAGTGAACTGAACGAAGCTGCGAGGTTAATGGCCAAAAATAATATCAGAAGACTTCCTGTGGTCAATGATGGTGTTCTAGTTGGAATCCTCACCACTACGGATGTGGTCAGTGTATCACCAGAGCTCACGGAGATACTGGTGGAGAATGCCCGGATGGAGACTTCTTTGGATTATTCCAACAGTCCAGAACCGGTTCCTGGCGCTTGTGAAGTATGTGGAAACTACATCGAGTATCTGGATGAAGTTGACGGTAAGTTTGTCTGTGAAGAATGCAAGGAAGATCTAGAGGGGGAGTAG
- a CDS encoding CBS domain-containing protein, whose protein sequence is MTTVNKIMTSNPLSVSADTKATHVRSLFREEGFRTIPVVSSNRLEGVITRGEILNISSTKSNIDARGLMEHPKVIATPDMEIRDVAIKILDADEVFAPVVESAENMKLVGILTVADILEKFLEDGIKPKKETVAETFSQDVVTCDYQDLIYHVWSRMDETGFSGLPVMKNKKLIGIITRKDVIDSGNIRINRESGDMRRSTKVEKVMKTPPLVVTPETSTKKTAELMLQYNLGRFPVVENALYIKKEPQRAKEADLIGIVSREDILCSYMG, encoded by the coding sequence ATGACTACTGTCAATAAAATAATGACCTCCAACCCCCTATCCGTATCCGCAGACACCAAAGCCACCCATGTTAGATCACTCTTTAGGGAAGAAGGATTTAGAACCATACCCGTTGTATCCAGTAACAGACTAGAGGGCGTCATAACGCGTGGAGAAATTTTAAACATTTCATCCACTAAATCAAACATTGATGCTCGTGGATTAATGGAACATCCCAAGGTAATTGCTACTCCTGATATGGAAATCCGAGACGTTGCTATTAAAATTTTGGATGCAGATGAAGTTTTTGCCCCAGTTGTGGAATCAGCTGAAAACATGAAACTAGTGGGTATACTGACTGTGGCTGACATACTTGAAAAATTCCTTGAAGATGGTATAAAGCCAAAGAAAGAGACTGTTGCAGAAACATTTTCTCAGGATGTTGTTACCTGTGACTACCAAGATTTAATATATCATGTCTGGAGCCGTATGGATGAAACTGGATTTTCTGGTCTTCCAGTGATGAAAAATAAAAAATTAATAGGAATTATCACTAGAAAAGACGTAATCGACTCAGGTAATATTCGGATTAACCGTGAATCTGGGGATATGAGGCGTTCAACAAAGGTGGAAAAAGTCATGAAAACCCCGCCGTTAGTTGTAACTCCTGAAACTTCTACTAAAAAAACAGCAGAATTAATGTTGCAATATAATCTGGGGCGTTTCCCAGTAGTAGAAAACGCATTATATATCAAAAAAGAACCCCAAAGAGCTAAAGAAGCCGATTTAATTGGTATAGTTTCAAGGGAAGATATATTATGTTCTTATATGGGCTGA
- a CDS encoding CBS domain-containing protein, which produces MRKKQTINLVKSMDRGPLEFKTRASEHDGDVMSIAKKNVVTAPQTATIKEAAEIMVKNKFRRLPITDPGSEKLLGIVTSMDILDFLGGGDKYKILEEKYQDNFPAAVNESVKEIMTREVEVLTTKSSITDAVSKMIDKGVGALPIVDSEYKINGIVSERDFVMLLAGVLTDELVEDYMTKSVITTSPGTRIEGASKIMVRNRLRRIPVVGEERKTPHPEDEKVVGIVTATDILEFLGKNQAFDLMITNSAEDILNTTITEIMEDKVISVEPRTRLGDTCELMDDKGIGGLPVIQNGNIQGIITERDILTLLKANTFFNQQ; this is translated from the coding sequence ATGAGAAAAAAACAAACCATAAACCTGGTGAAATCAATGGACCGAGGTCCATTGGAATTTAAAACCCGTGCCTCTGAGCACGATGGAGACGTGATGAGCATAGCCAAAAAGAATGTGGTTACTGCACCTCAAACTGCCACCATCAAGGAAGCAGCTGAAATAATGGTAAAAAACAAGTTCAGAAGGCTTCCTATAACTGACCCTGGTTCTGAAAAGTTGCTGGGAATAGTGACCTCCATGGATATCCTGGACTTTCTGGGGGGAGGAGATAAGTACAAAATTCTGGAAGAAAAATACCAGGATAACTTCCCAGCAGCAGTTAACGAGTCAGTGAAGGAAATAATGACCCGGGAAGTGGAAGTATTAACTACTAAAAGCTCTATTACCGATGCTGTATCTAAAATGATTGATAAAGGAGTAGGAGCTTTACCGATAGTTGATTCTGAGTATAAAATAAATGGTATAGTTTCTGAGAGAGATTTTGTGATGCTCCTGGCAGGGGTATTAACCGATGAATTGGTGGAGGATTACATGACCAAAAGTGTCATTACCACTTCACCGGGAACCAGAATAGAAGGTGCCTCTAAGATAATGGTCCGCAATCGACTCCGTCGAATTCCTGTGGTGGGGGAGGAAAGAAAAACGCCTCATCCTGAGGATGAAAAGGTTGTTGGGATAGTAACGGCCACCGATATCTTGGAGTTTCTGGGCAAGAACCAGGCCTTTGATCTAATGATCACTAACAGTGCTGAGGACATTCTCAACACCACCATCACCGAGATCATGGAAGATAAGGTGATTTCAGTCGAACCCAGGACTCGACTTGGTGATACCTGTGAGCTGATGGATGATAAAGGAATTGGGGGCCTTCCTGTAATCCAAAATGGCAATATTCAGGGAATAATCACTGAAAGAGATATATTAACGCTATTAAAGGCTAATACATTTTTTAACCAGCAATGA
- a CDS encoding CBS domain-containing protein, which yields MIQIKDVMNQEVIVMQDNEQVSHARNLMLKHGFSRIVVLDKEEIPVGIVTEKDLTRKMGGKGPAWRRRPIDKISIRRIMTSNPVTVSPNKGIRDAVELMIKNNISSIPVVDEDGLAGIVTKTDIMKFYSEKLGGRWKVSDLMSSDVVTASENHSIGHVISIMEEKKIGKVIVMRDSSPVGIITPANISFADVEDPETGVSVEKIYFLRKTEGLDKRNVREVSMFTAGDIMTNHLVMIQKDEDASRAAEMMIEKKISGLPVVDDDELVGIITKTDLIRGIQ from the coding sequence ATGATACAAATTAAGGATGTTATGAACCAGGAAGTCATTGTGATGCAGGATAACGAGCAGGTAAGTCATGCGCGTAATCTAATGTTAAAACATGGCTTCAGTAGGATTGTGGTCTTAGATAAAGAAGAAATCCCGGTGGGTATAGTTACTGAAAAAGACCTTACCCGTAAAATGGGGGGTAAGGGTCCTGCCTGGAGGCGAAGGCCCATTGACAAAATATCCATTAGAAGGATAATGACTTCCAACCCAGTTACTGTCAGTCCCAATAAAGGAATAAGGGATGCGGTGGAGTTAATGATAAAAAATAACATTAGTTCCATTCCAGTAGTGGATGAAGACGGCCTAGCTGGTATAGTTACTAAAACGGATATCATGAAGTTTTACAGTGAAAAATTAGGGGGCCGATGGAAAGTATCTGATTTAATGTCTTCTGACGTGGTAACTGCAAGTGAAAACCACAGTATTGGACATGTCATAAGTATTATGGAAGAGAAGAAAATCGGTAAAGTCATAGTTATGCGCGATAGCTCGCCCGTTGGTATCATCACCCCTGCCAATATTTCCTTTGCAGACGTGGAAGATCCTGAAACTGGTGTCAGTGTGGAAAAAATATATTTCCTCAGGAAAACTGAAGGCCTGGATAAAAGAAATGTTCGAGAAGTATCTATGTTCACTGCAGGGGATATAATGACCAACCATTTGGTAATGATTCAGAAGGATGAAGATGCTTCCAGAGCAGCTGAAATGATGATTGAAAAGAAAATTAGTGGATTACCAGTAGTAGATGATGATGAACTAGTGGGAATAATCACTAAAACTGATCTAATCAGGGGAATTCAGTAA
- a CDS encoding CBS domain-containing protein, which produces MHVKNIMSKKVVVIDKDQNIHDALKSMKKHKVSRLPVVNTNHNHQKELVGIITEKDIASHLGSSKYGNLPPSHFHISTIMTYTPVTVGSDKSLGIAAQMMLENRIGGLPVVDDGELVGMITKSDFMDTCQGRPFNEIKVEERMNQDIVTVSPQDRLVHARRIIIDDDLGRVMVTEDDEIQGILTAKDIAMAMISFRKVVPDKYKSSRIRNLLVEDVMTQNVKTINKDATIAEAASMMLENGLSGLLVMGEVMEGIITKTNILQLIAELEGIE; this is translated from the coding sequence ATGCATGTAAAGAATATAATGTCCAAAAAAGTGGTAGTGATTGATAAAGACCAGAACATTCACGACGCCCTCAAATCCATGAAAAAACACAAAGTGTCTCGCCTTCCCGTGGTGAACACCAACCATAACCATCAAAAAGAGTTAGTGGGTATAATTACTGAGAAAGATATAGCTTCACATCTGGGATCATCCAAATACGGAAATTTACCCCCTTCCCATTTCCACATTTCCACGATAATGACTTACACCCCGGTCACTGTGGGCAGTGATAAGAGTTTGGGAATAGCAGCGCAGATGATGTTGGAAAACAGGATAGGCGGTCTTCCGGTGGTCGATGATGGAGAGTTGGTGGGCATGATCACCAAATCGGACTTCATGGACACTTGCCAGGGCCGGCCCTTCAACGAAATCAAGGTTGAAGAGCGCATGAATCAGGATATTGTCACGGTTTCTCCTCAGGATCGATTGGTACACGCCCGTAGAATCATAATCGACGATGATCTGGGAAGGGTTATGGTCACCGAAGATGATGAGATTCAGGGAATCCTCACGGCTAAGGACATTGCCATGGCTATGATATCCTTCCGCAAAGTGGTTCCTGACAAGTACAAGTCATCTCGAATTAGAAACCTCCTGGTCGAGGATGTGATGACCCAAAACGTTAAAACCATCAACAAAGATGCAACTATCGCAGAAGCAGCTTCTATGATGCTTGAAAACGGATTAAGTGGTCTTTTGGTTATGGGTGAAGTGATGGAGGGAATTATTACTAAGACCAACATCCTCCAACTCATAGCTGAACTGGAGGGGATTGAGTAA
- a CDS encoding RNA ligase translates to MQSERGRKFPEQFFFEHPHDKGSKISLKDFIELELPKILQLSSQQLKGAFKRGTIKFYSDYGLDAIQIRKSIGKIEAGTMICLGKSVEVIRGFPKIRRTLMLEPVLKKHFNSEIALEEKMNGYNVRIARVNNRIMAFTRGGFICPYTTKKANQLMDMEEFFNHHPQLIICGEMVGTDNPYVSQYYPEIGKLGFRIFDVREKLSNKPLPILEKRKLLEEYGLPPVRLLGIYDTHEAAGEILDIVRKLGEKDREGVVMKDPDMEIQPLKYTSSQAHASELEYAFSYPFDLGQAFFFSRVIREGFQSFEMDESDVEIKLRAKRMGESILYPMLETIRLIADDKVAAEDLVIEVDSPDEAEDFVRYLRSLGVIATVVEVKKGKAVIRRLHQSTSDKISNFLNGGLY, encoded by the coding sequence ATGCAATCGGAGAGGGGGAGGAAATTCCCCGAACAATTTTTTTTTGAACATCCCCATGATAAAGGTTCAAAGATAAGCTTAAAGGACTTTATTGAACTAGAACTCCCAAAAATACTTCAATTAAGTTCTCAACAGCTTAAAGGAGCCTTTAAACGGGGCACGATTAAGTTTTACAGTGATTACGGTTTAGATGCTATCCAGATCCGTAAGAGTATTGGTAAGATTGAAGCCGGAACCATGATTTGTTTAGGCAAATCAGTGGAGGTAATAAGGGGATTTCCAAAGATAAGAAGGACTTTAATGCTTGAACCTGTATTAAAAAAGCATTTTAACAGCGAAATTGCTCTGGAAGAAAAGATGAATGGTTATAATGTACGAATAGCCAGAGTTAATAATCGAATAATGGCCTTCACCAGGGGAGGTTTTATATGTCCCTACACCACCAAAAAGGCCAATCAGTTAATGGATATGGAAGAGTTTTTCAACCATCACCCGCAACTGATTATTTGTGGCGAAATGGTGGGGACTGATAATCCCTACGTATCCCAATACTATCCCGAAATTGGCAAACTGGGATTTAGAATCTTTGATGTGCGTGAAAAACTTAGCAACAAGCCCCTGCCCATTCTGGAAAAGAGAAAGCTTCTGGAAGAGTATGGACTTCCCCCCGTAAGACTGTTAGGTATTTATGACACCCATGAAGCTGCCGGTGAAATTCTGGATATAGTTAGGAAGCTTGGAGAAAAAGACCGTGAGGGAGTGGTGATGAAGGACCCCGATATGGAAATTCAGCCCTTAAAGTACACCTCTTCCCAGGCTCATGCTTCTGAACTGGAATATGCCTTCAGTTACCCCTTTGATCTGGGACAGGCATTTTTCTTTAGTAGAGTTATCAGGGAAGGATTCCAGTCCTTCGAGATGGATGAATCTGATGTCGAAATAAAATTAAGAGCTAAAAGGATGGGAGAATCTATTCTTTACCCTATGCTGGAGACCATACGCTTAATAGCTGATGATAAAGTGGCTGCAGAGGATCTGGTAATTGAGGTGGACAGCCCCGATGAAGCTGAGGATTTCGTACGGTATCTGAGGAGTTTGGGGGTAATAGCTACTGTAGTGGAAGTTAAAAAGGGGAAGGCAGTTATAAGGAGGCTGCATCAATCTACTTCTGATAAGATCAGCAATTTTTTAAATGGTGGATTATACTAG
- the pheA gene encoding prephenate dehydratase, translated as MIIGFLGPSGTFTEEAASKLSGDLRSFDSIVEVLEAVKSREVDLGVVPIENSVEGSVGVTLDIMAQEDSLKIMREIILPIRQHLLLNPGAGLEDVKEVYSHSQALAQCRHYLEKLGIPTRATVSTTAAAKTIKGKPERAAIGTSRAAEIYGLVIADLDIQDYPNNTTRFLAIGDHDNVCTGKDKTSIVFSLPDDHPGGLYDLLGEFATFNINLTKIESRPSKERLGSYIFFLDFEGHREEKTIRNVLNNIRSKVGYVKIIGSYPREGDD; from the coding sequence ATGATAATTGGATTTTTAGGGCCGTCTGGCACATTCACTGAGGAAGCAGCCTCTAAATTATCAGGGGATTTAAGGTCCTTTGATTCTATAGTGGAAGTTCTGGAAGCGGTTAAATCCCGGGAGGTGGATTTGGGGGTGGTGCCCATCGAAAATTCAGTGGAAGGATCAGTGGGAGTCACCCTGGATATAATGGCCCAAGAGGATTCTTTAAAGATAATGCGGGAGATCATACTCCCCATCAGACAGCATCTACTCCTAAATCCAGGAGCCGGACTGGAAGATGTGAAAGAAGTCTATTCTCATTCCCAAGCACTGGCCCAGTGCCGTCATTACCTGGAAAAACTGGGAATACCCACCAGGGCCACAGTAAGTACCACTGCTGCTGCCAAGACCATAAAAGGTAAACCTGAAAGGGCAGCTATTGGCACTTCAAGGGCGGCGGAAATATACGGACTGGTAATTGCCGATCTGGATATTCAGGATTATCCCAATAACACCACCCGCTTTCTGGCCATAGGAGATCATGATAATGTTTGCACGGGAAAAGATAAGACATCTATCGTATTTTCTCTTCCCGATGATCATCCCGGTGGTCTTTATGACTTATTAGGCGAATTTGCAACTTTTAATATTAACCTTACCAAAATTGAGTCTCGGCCATCAAAAGAGAGGCTAGGAAGCTATATTTTCTTCCTGGACTTTGAAGGACACCGGGAAGAGAAAACCATTCGGAATGTTTTAAATAACATTAGATCCAAGGTAGGATACGTAAAGATTATTGGCTCCTATCCCAGAGAAGGAGATGATTGA